The DNA window CGGAAGTCGATGCCGACGTCGACCCAGTCGTTGAGGCCCTGCTCGAACGGGAGCTCGATGCCGAGCCCGACGGACATCCCGCCGGCCTCGGTGGCTCCCCGGTTCGCCGCCTCCATGACGCCGGGACCGCCGCCGGTGATCACCGCGTAGCCCGCCTCGGCGAGCGCCGCGCCGAGGCTCTCGGCCAGCTCGCACTCGAAGCTGTCGGAGCTGCTGCGGGCCGAGCCGAAGACGCTGACCGCAGGCGGCAGGTCGGCCAGGGTGTCGAAGCCCTCGACGAACTCGGAGAGGATGCGCAGTGCCCGCCAGGCGTCCTTCGTCTTCCACTCGCCGCGGTGGTGCGAGTCGAGCAGTTTCTCGTCGGCCGTGCTCGGCGGGATGGAGTCGCGGCGCAGAGTGACGCCTCCACGGTGACGCTCCGGGCCTGGACTCGATCGCCCGTTGGTGCTCTCCGTCATGCGTCAAAGGTAGTGCGGACGGTCAGCACCCGGTGAATAACCGGGTGCGTTTCGGTAAGAGGATTGCGACTCGCCGACCTTTTTGCCAGATTGAAGCAACCGACCGTAGCCCTGTGACGTCTGTACTGTTACCGACCCCAATCACTGGCAGGTGCCTGTGACCAACCGATACGAGCGCCTCAAGATGCAGCGCCGCATGCAGCGCCGGATCCGCCTGGTGGTGGAAGAACGGCGGATGGCCTTCGCGGCACGTGACACCGAGCCTCCGGTGGACCCCGAGGCCACGATGGAGATACCGCTGCGCGCCGTCGGCCGCGTCACGGTTCAGCCAGGCTAGGGCGCCAGCCAGCGGTACAGCGTGGCCGCCCCGTCCCGGATCTTGCCAATCTCGACGTGCTCGTCGGGAGCGTGCGCGAGCGCCGGATCGCCGGGTCCGTAATTGAGCGCCGGGATGCCGAGCGCCGCGAACCTGGCCACGTCGGTCCAGCCCAGCTTCGCGGCCGGCTCGATCCCGATCGCACCGAGGAAGTCACGGGCCGGCGCGGCGTCCAGTCCGGGCAGCGCGCCCGGCGCCGAGTCGGTCACCTCCAGGTCGTACCCGTCGAAGATCTCGCGCAGGTGGTCCAGGGCCTGCTGCTCGGAACGGTCCGGCGCGAACCGCAGGTTGACGTCGACCCAGGCCTCGTCGGGCACCACGTTGCCGGCGATGCCACCGGAGATCCGGACCGCGCTCAACCCCTCCCGGTACGTACAGCCGTCGATCGTCACGGTCCGCGCGTGGTAGCCCTCGAGCCGCCGCAGCACCTCGCCCAACGCGTGGATCGCGTTGACCCCGCGCCACGCCCGCGCGGTGTGCGCCCGCCGGCCACGGGTGTGCACCCGCACCCGCATCGTCCCTTGGCAGCCCGCCTCGACCACCCCGTACGTCGGTTCGAGCAGCACCGCGAAGTCGGCCTCCAGCCACTCCGGGTGCGCGCCGGCGACCAGGTTCAGCCCGTTGAACTCGGACTCGATCTCCTCGGCCTCGTAGAAGAGGTAGGTGATGTCGTACGCCGGGTCGGGCAGGGTCGCCGCGAGGTGCAGGGCGAGGGCCACCCCGGATTTCATGTCCGACGTGCCGCAGCCGTAGATGAGGTCCTCGGCGACAGTGGACGGCCAGTTGTCGTTGATCGGCACGGTGTCCAGGTGGCCGGCCAGCACGACCCGCTGCGCGCGACCGAGCTCGGTGCGCGCCATCACGGTGTTTCCGATCCGGTGCACGGTCAGGTGCGCGACCCTGCGGAGGGCGTCCTCGACGCAGTCGGCGATCACCTTCTCGTCGCGGGAGACGGACTGGACGTCGACCAGGGCGCGGGTCAGCTCGACCGGGTCTACCAGCACGTCCGGGGTAAGCGGGTTGGCCATGTGCGCACCATACCGGTGGTCGCCGAGCACGCTGATGGCTCGTTAGGGGTCCGGTAGGGTTCGGGTCGTGGAAACCGCGATCTCGACTGTGCCCGCCTGGGGCATCGGCCTTGCCACCGTGACCGCCGAGGGGCAGGTGCTCGACACCTGGTTCCCGGCCGGCTACCTCGGTCTGGGCGAGGAGCCCGCCGACGCTCCGGCGCTCCCGGCCGGGCAGACCGGCCCGAAGCTGCTTCCCGGACTCTCGACGGTTGAGGTCCGCGTCACGATCAAGTCGCTGGCCGACCCGATCGCCGACGCGTCCGACGCGTACCTGCGGCTGCACCTGCTCTCGCACCGCATGGTCCGGCCGAACGCGCTGAACCTGGACGGTGTCTTCGGCAAGCTGGCGAACGTGGCCTGGACCTCGGCCGGCCCGTGCCCGCCGGAGCGGGTCGACGAGCTGCGCTTCCTGGAGCGCGCGGCCGGCCGCCAGCTCGCCGTCTACGGCGTCGACAAGTTCCCGCGCATGATCGATTACGTGGTCCCGGCCGGCGTGCGGATCGCCGACGCGGACCGGGTCCGGCTCGGCGCCCACCTCGCCGCCGGCACCACCGTGATGCATGAGGGATTCGTCAACTTCAACGCCGGCACGCTCGGCACCTCGATGGTCGAGGGCCGGATCGTGCAGGGTGTGGTGGTCGGCGACGGCTCGGACATCGGCGGCGGTTCGTCGATCATGGGCACGCTCTCCGGCGGCGGCAAGGAGAAGGTGCGGATCGGCGAGCGCAGCCTGCTCGGCGCGAACGCCGGTGTCGGCATCTCGCTCGGCGACGACTGCGTGGTGGAGGCCGGCGTCTACATCACCGCCGCTTCCAAGATCACACTGCCCGACGGCCGTGTGGTGAAGGCCATCGAGCTGTCCGGTGTGAACAATCTCCTCTTCTGGCGGAACTCGGTGTCCGGCGCGCTGGAGGCGAAACCCCGCAAGGGTACGGGCATCGAGCTCAACAGCGCCCTGCACGCGAACGACTGACTAGACGCGTAACGACCGGGCGGCCGCCGTGCGAACGGCGGCCGTCAGCGTTTCCAGGATCTCCGACTCGATCTTCCAGCGCTGCCAGTGGAGCGGCACGTCGAGGAACCGGCCCGGCACGATCTCGACGAGCCGGCCGGTCTTCAGATCGGGGCGCGCGTGCTGCTCGGGCATCATGCCCCAGCCGAGCCCCTGCCGGATGGACTCCTCGAACGACGCCGCGGCCGGGACATAGTGCGCCGGCGGCAGCGGCAGGTCCCCCAGGAACCGCTGCTGCAACTCGTCCTTGCGGTTGAAGACCACCACCGGCGCGGTACCGGGATCGGTCACATCGAGGAAGGGCGCGGCCACCGCGAGGTACCGCATCACGCCGAGCCTCTCCACCCGGCAGCCCTGCACCGCCACGTCGTCCGCGGTGACCGCCGCCATTGCCGTCCCCGAGCGCAGCAACTCGGCGCTGTGGTCCTGGTCGTCGACGTGCAGCTCGAACCGGACCCCGGGAACGGCGGTCAGCACCGGCAGGAACCAGGTGTTCAGCGAGTCCGCGTTCACCACGATCGACAGCCGGGCGCCGTCGCGGGCCCGGGCCAGCGCCTCCCGCTCCAGCAGCGCGACCTGACCGGCGAAGCGGACCAGCGCCTGTCCGGCCTCGGTCGCCGCGCACGGTTTGCCGCGCCGCACCAGCACCTGACCGACCGCCTGCTCCAACGCCTTGATCCGCTGGCTGACGGCGGACGGCGTGACGTGCAGCGCCCGCGCCGCCGCCTCGAAGCTGCCCTGCTCGACCACGACCTGGAACGTCGCGAGCTGCACCTGATCCACGTAAGGAAATCTAATCCTTCGTCAGAATCTTTAGCTGGAGTGCACGGGCCGGAGAACCTAGCGTCGAGGACATGCTCACCTCCGCCCTGGCCGGTTTCGCCGCGTCCGCCGTGCTCATCATCGCCATCGGCGCCCAGAACGCGTTCGTCCTGCGTCAGGGGCTGCGCCGGGAGCACGTACTCCCGGTCGTTCTGACCTGTGCCT is part of the Actinoplanes missouriensis 431 genome and encodes:
- a CDS encoding LOG family protein, with protein sequence MTESTNGRSSPGPERHRGGVTLRRDSIPPSTADEKLLDSHHRGEWKTKDAWRALRILSEFVEGFDTLADLPPAVSVFGSARSSSDSFECELAESLGAALAEAGYAVITGGGPGVMEAANRGATEAGGMSVGLGIELPFEQGLNDWVDVGIDFRYFFVRKTMFVKYAQAFVVLPGGFGTLDELFEAITLVQTKKVTRFPVILMGVEYWGGLLDWMKRRMLDEGKISAMDLELIQVTDDVAEAVRIIVDADAALAEGKR
- the dapE gene encoding succinyl-diaminopimelate desuccinylase translates to MANPLTPDVLVDPVELTRALVDVQSVSRDEKVIADCVEDALRRVAHLTVHRIGNTVMARTELGRAQRVVLAGHLDTVPINDNWPSTVAEDLIYGCGTSDMKSGVALALHLAATLPDPAYDITYLFYEAEEIESEFNGLNLVAGAHPEWLEADFAVLLEPTYGVVEAGCQGTMRVRVHTRGRRAHTARAWRGVNAIHALGEVLRRLEGYHARTVTIDGCTYREGLSAVRISGGIAGNVVPDEAWVDVNLRFAPDRSEQQALDHLREIFDGYDLEVTDSAPGALPGLDAAPARDFLGAIGIEPAAKLGWTDVARFAALGIPALNYGPGDPALAHAPDEHVEIGKIRDGAATLYRWLAP
- the dapD gene encoding 2,3,4,5-tetrahydropyridine-2,6-dicarboxylate N-succinyltransferase gives rise to the protein METAISTVPAWGIGLATVTAEGQVLDTWFPAGYLGLGEEPADAPALPAGQTGPKLLPGLSTVEVRVTIKSLADPIADASDAYLRLHLLSHRMVRPNALNLDGVFGKLANVAWTSAGPCPPERVDELRFLERAAGRQLAVYGVDKFPRMIDYVVPAGVRIADADRVRLGAHLAAGTTVMHEGFVNFNAGTLGTSMVEGRIVQGVVVGDGSDIGGGSSIMGTLSGGGKEKVRIGERSLLGANAGVGISLGDDCVVEAGVYITAASKITLPDGRVVKAIELSGVNNLLFWRNSVSGALEAKPRKGTGIELNSALHAND
- a CDS encoding LysR family transcriptional regulator ArgP, producing MDQVQLATFQVVVEQGSFEAAARALHVTPSAVSQRIKALEQAVGQVLVRRGKPCAATEAGQALVRFAGQVALLEREALARARDGARLSIVVNADSLNTWFLPVLTAVPGVRFELHVDDQDHSAELLRSGTAMAAVTADDVAVQGCRVERLGVMRYLAVAAPFLDVTDPGTAPVVVFNRKDELQQRFLGDLPLPPAHYVPAAASFEESIRQGLGWGMMPEQHARPDLKTGRLVEIVPGRFLDVPLHWQRWKIESEILETLTAAVRTAAARSLRV